GCTCGCCCATGTGATGAAGATCGCGCCGGACCTTCCCAAGGACCACATCATCGTGATGAACATGTGCGGCCGGGGCGACAAGGACATCTTCGCTGTCGCAAAGCACCTGGGATTCGACATGAAGCTCTAAACCGCGCCTCTCTGGCGGGGTCAGCCCTCATAAACCCGGGTGGGGTCGACTGATCCCTTCCGAGCGGGACTGCTGTGGCGGCACGTTTCCGCCTGACATCAAGTCCATGATGTTAAAGAATCTCTGCCTAAACTTTGGTTTAGGGCGGTTGCCCGTCGGCATCGCTTGGCCCACGAGATTCCAGCACATGGCGAAGGGTTCAAAGTTGGTTCTTAGTGAATTTGCCGCGAAAGGCGGCACCGACTCGGATCGAGCTGAATGATGCCGGTCGGGTTGTGAAACCGACGAAAGGACTGAGTCATGACCTACTCAACGATCCTTGCCGCCGCGCTTGCGACGGTCGCGGGCATGAGCCACGCCGAAGGCCATTCCGCCGGAGAGAGCAGCGGCGACAGCGGGGCTCCAGTACTGATCGACAATGGCAGTGGCGACTCCGGCGGCGAAAGCTCCGGCGGCGGTGAAGACTCCGGCGGCGGTGAAGGCTCTGGCGGCGGCGAAGGTTCCGGCGGCGGTGAAGACTCCGGCGGCGGTGAAGGCTCTGGCGGCGGCGAAGGCTCCGGCGACGGCGAAGGTTCCGGCGGCGGTGAAGACTCCGGCGGCGGTGAAGGCTCTGGCGGCGGCGAAGGCTCCGGCGACGGCGAAGGTTCCGGCGGCGGTGAAGACTCTGGCGGCGGCGAAGGCTCTGGCGGCGGCGAAAGCTCCGGCGGCGGTGAAGGCTCCGGTGGCGGCGAAAGCTCCTCCGGCGGCGGTGACGGTTAACACAAGACATCGCCGGATGCCGTTTTCGCGGCATCCGGCAGCCAGGCTTCTCTGGGCGTAGCGATTCGAACTCGCCATCAAGCCCTGAACCGCCGGCCGGCCCTTTGGCGCAGCCGCCGAGTGTGGCACATAGCTCGTAAACTCAGGTTTATCCCTATATTTCCGTGGTTTGTTTGCTCTGCATAAACCCCAAGCGAATTGCGCGGTCAGGCAGCGGGGTGTTGTGTCACGATGCTTGGTCCCGCATCGGGACGCCTCAGAAGAAGGAATGCACCGTGACACGCAAATTGATCTTGACCAGCTCTGCGATCGTAATGCTCGGCTCGGCGGCGATGGCCGAATTGAGCGCTCGGGACGTTATCTCGGATCTCAGGGCGCAGGGCTTCAATGACATCGAAGTGAAAGTTGGCCCGACGCAGATCAAGGCCGAAGCCAGCAACGGCACCGACAAGCTCGAGGTGATCATGGATCGCGCCAGCGGCTCGACGCTGAAACAAGAAATCTATGCCGGTCAGGGCGGCGAAGTCGATCCGGGCATCGAAATCGACACCCGGACCAGGGACTTCGTCAGGGGGGCGGATGCTTCGTCCATCGACGATTCCGACGACGACGATGATTCGTCGTCCGGGTCGAACAGCAGCTCGAATGGCAGTTCCGATGACGACGACGATGACGACCGCGGCGGTCGCGGCGACGACGATGACGACGACGATGACGACCGCAGCGGCCGTGGGAGCGGCAGCGACGATGACGACGACCGCAGCGGCCGGGGCGGTGGCGATGACGACCGTGACAACAGCGGCCGCGGAAGCCGGGACGATTGAACACCGCGCATCGAAGTCGTTGCGGTACAACCGGTGCCGGCCATACTATTGGCCGGGCCGGATACGGTTCCTTGGGGAAGGACATGAAGCGACAGCTCAGCATTCTGACCTTGGCGGCCTGTCTGGCGGTGCCGGCATCGGCATTGGCCGATGCCGTTTCCGATAGCATCGCCAGGCAGTTGCGTGATCAGGGATATGGCGAGATCGCAGTCAGCCGGACGCTTCTGGGGCGGACACGCATCGTTGCGCGCGCGCGCGACGGCTACCGCGAAATCATCGTCAACCCGCGCACCGGCGAGATTTTGCGCGATCTCTGGAGAGGCGAGGCGGTGTCCGGTGTGGAGATACTCGACTCGGATGATGATGACACGAACTCGGGTTCGTCCAAGTCCGGCTCGTCCAATTCGGGATCGGGCTCCTCCAACTCCGGATCGGGCTCCTCCAACTCCGGCTCGAGCTCATCCAACTCCGGCTCGGGGTCATCCAACTCCGGGTCCGGTTCGTCTGGTTCGAGCTCAGGTTCCTCCAATTCGGGATCAGGGTCCTCCAATTCGGGATCAGGCTCCTCCAACTCTGGCTCCGGTTCGTCCAATTCTGGGTCCGGCAGCGGGAACGACGATGATGATGATGATGACTGATCCGCACGCTCCATAGGCGCGTGCTCTGGCGGTAGAAAGCAACGGTTCATTGCGAAGTTACTACTTTGTAGCAGTGGTATTGGTGGTGCAGGCGCTTTGCGCCGTTTTCTTCGTTTCCGACATCGTATTTTCCGTGCTGGGTATCTATGCGCAGCCGATCAGCTGGCAGAGCCGAGAAATGCTTGAACTCGGCGCCGCCTTGGGTCTGAGCCTTGGCGTTTGCGTTGGTGCTGTGCTGCTATTGCGCACGCTTCGCGACAAGCGCCGGGCCGAGACGCGGCTGCGTCGTGCCTCTGGCGCGTTTCTGGACCTCATCGAGGAAAGGTTCGGGGAGTGGGGTCTTACGCCGGCCGAGCGGGAGGTGGCGCTGTTCGCCATCAAGGGATTCAGCACGCTCGAGATCGCTGAACTGAGGCAGACCTCCGAGGGTACGGTGAAGGCCCAGACCAACGCCGTCTATCGCAAGGCGAGCGTCGGTGGGCGTTCCCAGTTGCTCAGCCTGTTCATCGACGATCTGATCGCGACGCCGGTCGTGGCGGTCGCCAATGACGCGCTCGAGAAGCGGAAGGAGGCATAGCGGGGCCGGCCCCGCGCTTCAGGTTTCCGTGCCGTGCGCGCGCAGCACCTCGAGCGGCACGATGTCCACTGCACGGGCATGCGTGGCGGCGAGGTCGACCTGCGGCGCGCAACCTTCGTCATACGCCTGTGCAAACCGGGCGGCGCAGAGGCACCAGCGGTCGCCGGGTTTGAGCCCCGGAAAGCGGAAGTCCGGGCGTGGAGTGGACAGGTCGTTGCCGACGTACTTTGAATAGGCCAGAAACTCGGCCGTCATGACAGCGCAGACCGTGTGGCTGCCGCGGTCCTCGGCGCAGGTATTGCAGTGCCCGTCGCGGAAGAAGCCTGTGGTCGGCTCGGTCGAACAAGGCGTGAGCGGACCGCCGAGAACGTTGAGGCTCGGATCCTTGTTCATCTCTCCTCCTCCTGAAGCGCGTTATCAGCGAAACCGGTCGATCAGCCGCTGCAGCGGCGATCTCGCGTCATGTGTCTCTGTGGCGGACTCTGCTGCCGGGGGCGGCGCCGGAACCTTCGGGGCATCTGCCGCCGCAGTCGTCGAGGATCGGGGCGGCGCGGTTCTGAGCGCCACCGCATTGGCGAAGCGCGCCGCATCGCCTGCTGCGAGCGCCGGGGCGCCGTCGGACGCTCCGCGCAGCAGATCATCCAACCAGCCGCGATCCGCCTTCGCGAAATCCGACAATACATAAGCTGGCACGCGGTCTTTGTGACCCGGATGGCCCACGCCGATTCTGACGCGCTGGTAGTCGTCGCCAATATGGGCATGCAGCGAGCGCAGCCCGTTGTGACCCGCATGCCCGCCGCCGGTTTTTACCCGGCACTTTCCGGGCGCGAGGTCGATTTCATCGTGAAAGACCGTGATGTCGGCGGGTTCGAGCTTGAAAAAACGCATTGCCTCGCCGACCGACTGGCCGGAAAGGTTCATGAAGGTCTCGGGTTTCAGCAGCACGACCCTCTCGGCTCCGAGCCGTCCTTCGCTGATCACGCCTTGGAACTTCGACCGCCAGGGCGAGAATCCGTGATCCGCTGCGATGCGGTCTACCGTCATGTAGCCGACGTTGTGGCGATGCATCGCGTATTTCTGGCCGGGATTTCCCAAGCCTACGAACAGTCGCATGACGGCTCCTCGGATGTTGCCGCCAAACTAGGCTGCCATGGGCAGGCTTGCAACACGCCCGGCGGCGCAGGACGAAGTGTCGTCGGGAGCGCAGGACACGGGCGCGGGCCGATCGCCCGGGACGTGGCGGGTGAGCGGCGGGGCGCCTCGGGCCCGCGTTGGGTTCCGTCCAAACCCTTGCAGGTTCACGATGGCCCAAGCGAAAACGCGGGGCCCTGGGGCCCCGCGTTCGATCATCTGGATAAAACCGAGGACTACTCCTCGTCGCCCTCTTCGGCCTCGGCGGGTGCCTCGGCCTCGTCGACAACGCCCTCTTCGGCCTCTTCGGCTTCCTCCTCGTCCTCGGAGAGAAGGCCCGATGGGGCAGCGATGTTGGCGATGACGAAGTTCCGGTGGATCGTTGGTTTAGCGCCTGCCGGCAGGTCGATATCGTTGATGTGGATGACGTCGCCGATATCGCGGTCGGTCAGGTCGACCGTGATGTGCTCGGGAATGTCGCTCGCAGTCACTTCGAGTTCCACTTCCGGGCGTACCGCGACGAGCGTGCCGCCCTTGCGGAAGCCGAGCGCCTTGTCATGGTTGATGAATTCGACCGGGATAAAGAGCTTGATGCGGGATGTGCGCTTCAACCGCATCAGGTCGAGATGCGTCGGCAGATCCTTCACGACGTCGCGCTGGACGCCGCGGCAAATGACACGCACGTCGTCGTGGCCATCGACCTTGAGATTGAAGAGCGTCTGCAAGAACTGACCGTGCTTGAGCCGCTTCAGAAGCGCGTGGTAGTCGACGTTGATCGGAACCGGATCGGTGCCGCCGCCGTAAACGATGCCGGGTACGTAGCCCTCACGACGAGCTTGACGAGCGGCCCCCTTGCCTGTCCCCGTCCGTACCTCGGCCTGAAGATCAGGGATCTCTTTGGCCATTGGTGTCTCCATTGGTTAGCCGGGCATCCTCCAAGGGTGCATGCCCGTGAGGCGGGCCGTATAGACGGGATCGGCGATGAATGGAAGGGGATATTTCGCCCATCACATCTATGGCGGCGGCGCACAATTCGTTTCTATCAAGAAAGCTCAGCGGCATGGTAGCGGGGATGAGGCAGGCTGAGGGAGCAAGCGGGCGGATGACGATCTTGCGGACGGCGGCGGTGGCACGGACGCCGAATGCGGCGCTCGCGTCTGTGGGTGTGTTCTGGGGCGCATTTGCAGCACTTGTGCCGGATATTAAAGCCGGGATAGCGGCGACTGATGCCGACTTCGGGTTCGCCATGATGGCCGCCGCGATCGGCGGAATCGCCGCGATGGCCATTGCGCCATGGCTCATGGCGCGGCTTGGCCGGTTCGGCCTTCCTGCGACGGGCATCGTCTTTGCGCTCGCATTCTTCTACCCGCTGCTGCCGCGCGGCAGTTTCGGCTTCGGCCTTGCAATGGTGGCGGTCGGGGCGTCGGTCTCGTTGCTCGACATCGCTGCCAACATGAGGCTTTCGGTGCTGGAAGAGCGACACTCACGGCACCTTATGAACTTTTCGCACGCGATGTTTTCCTTCGCCTTCGCCGCTTCGGCCTTCGCTGCTAGCCTGGGCCGCAAGGCGGGATACGGTCCCGCCGAAGTCTTGCCCGTGATAGCCATCGTCGCGCTCGTCCTCGCAGCGCTCATGTGGGAAAGCCGCGGCTGGACGGACGCGGCCCCAGCGCCCGAAGGATCGGATCGCGGCACGCCGTGGGTGCCGATCCTGCTGACTGCGGGCGTGCTCCTCGCTTCCTTCGTCAGCGAGAATGCGACCGAGACCTGGTCGGCCCTGCATATCGAGCGCACGCTGGGCGGGCCCGCGGGCGAGGGCGGATTCGGCCCCGTCGCCTTCGGAGTGACGATGGGAATCGGACGGCTTCTGGGGCAGGTCGCGGCGGCGCGGCTGGGCGAAGCGGCGCTGATCCTCTGGTCCGCAGTCATCGGCGTGGCGGGGGCGCTTGTCATCGCGGCGGCCCCCGTGCCGGCGATCGCGGTCGCGGGCGTCGGTCTTCTCGGGATCGGGGTCGCAGTCGTGGTGCCGTCGGCCAATTCGATCCTTGGCCGGCTCGTCCGTCCCGACCAGAGGGCGCACGCGATCTCGCGGGCCTGGATGGTCGGCTTTACCGGCTTCTTCGTCGGCCCGAGCGCGATGGGCCTGATCGCGGAATATGCAGGCCTTCGGATAGCGTTCCTCACCATCGCGCTCGTCATGGCGGCGATCGTGCCGCTAGTGCTCGCCGTCAAGCGGCGCGGAGGCTAGGGCCTAGTCGAACGCGTCCAGAAACCCCTTCGGAACCAGCACGTTGTGCCGCCCGACACTGGACACCTTTGTCTCGCCGCAAAGTGCCATCGAGACGTCAAGTTCCTTGTGGATGACCTCGAGCACCTTCATCACGCCAGCCTCGCCCATCGCTCCAAGACCGTAGACGAAGGCACGGCCAATCATTACGCCCCTGGCGCCGAGCGCCACCGCCTTCAGGACGTCCTGGCCCGACCGGACGCCGCCATCCATCCAGACCTCTGTCTTGTCGCCGACGGCGGCCGCGATCGCCGGCACCATGCGGATCGAAGAGAGCGCGCCGTCGAGCTGCCGGC
The Defluviimonas aquaemixtae DNA segment above includes these coding regions:
- a CDS encoding PepSY domain-containing protein, which produces MTRKLILTSSAIVMLGSAAMAELSARDVISDLRAQGFNDIEVKVGPTQIKAEASNGTDKLEVIMDRASGSTLKQEIYAGQGGEVDPGIEIDTRTRDFVRGADASSIDDSDDDDDSSSGSNSSSNGSSDDDDDDDRGGRGDDDDDDDDDRSGRGSGSDDDDDRSGRGGGDDDRDNSGRGSRDD
- a CDS encoding helix-turn-helix transcriptional regulator; protein product: MVQALCAVFFVSDIVFSVLGIYAQPISWQSREMLELGAALGLSLGVCVGAVLLLRTLRDKRRAETRLRRASGAFLDLIEERFGEWGLTPAEREVALFAIKGFSTLEIAELRQTSEGTVKAQTNAVYRKASVGGRSQLLSLFIDDLIATPVVAVANDALEKRKEA
- a CDS encoding DUF2237 family protein produces the protein MNKDPSLNVLGGPLTPCSTEPTTGFFRDGHCNTCAEDRGSHTVCAVMTAEFLAYSKYVGNDLSTPRPDFRFPGLKPGDRWCLCAARFAQAYDEGCAPQVDLAATHARAVDIVPLEVLRAHGTET
- the pth gene encoding aminoacyl-tRNA hydrolase, whose protein sequence is MRLFVGLGNPGQKYAMHRHNVGYMTVDRIAADHGFSPWRSKFQGVISEGRLGAERVVLLKPETFMNLSGQSVGEAMRFFKLEPADITVFHDEIDLAPGKCRVKTGGGHAGHNGLRSLHAHIGDDYQRVRIGVGHPGHKDRVPAYVLSDFAKADRGWLDDLLRGASDGAPALAAGDAARFANAVALRTAPPRSSTTAAADAPKVPAPPPAAESATETHDARSPLQRLIDRFR
- a CDS encoding 50S ribosomal protein L25/general stress protein Ctc, producing the protein MAKEIPDLQAEVRTGTGKGAARQARREGYVPGIVYGGGTDPVPINVDYHALLKRLKHGQFLQTLFNLKVDGHDDVRVICRGVQRDVVKDLPTHLDLMRLKRTSRIKLFIPVEFINHDKALGFRKGGTLVAVRPEVELEVTASDIPEHITVDLTDRDIGDVIHINDIDLPAGAKPTIHRNFVIANIAAPSGLLSEDEEEAEEAEEGVVDEAEAPAEAEEGDEE
- a CDS encoding MFS transporter, encoding MTILRTAAVARTPNAALASVGVFWGAFAALVPDIKAGIAATDADFGFAMMAAAIGGIAAMAIAPWLMARLGRFGLPATGIVFALAFFYPLLPRGSFGFGLAMVAVGASVSLLDIAANMRLSVLEERHSRHLMNFSHAMFSFAFAASAFAASLGRKAGYGPAEVLPVIAIVALVLAALMWESRGWTDAAPAPEGSDRGTPWVPILLTAGVLLASFVSENATETWSALHIERTLGGPAGEGGFGPVAFGVTMGIGRLLGQVAAARLGEAALILWSAVIGVAGALVIAAAPVPAIAVAGVGLLGIGVAVVVPSANSILGRLVRPDQRAHAISRAWMVGFTGFFVGPSAMGLIAEYAGLRIAFLTIALVMAAIVPLVLAVKRRGG